The Amycolatopsis sp. NBC_01480 genome segment CCAGTGCCGCCTTCGCGATGGCCAGGGCTTCGGCCGGGGCGAGGCCCAGGCTGCGGGTCACGGCGGCGTATTCCTGGGCTGCTTCGCGGGCTCGGGAGCGGCTTTCGTCGCCCGTTGAGCCGACGAAACTGCCTGCGCGGCCGCGGGTTTCGATCAGACCGGCCTCTTCCAGCTCGCGGTAGGCGCGGGCGACGGTGTTGGGCGCGACGCCCAGGTCGGCCGCCAGACCGCGGACCGTGGGGAGCTTGGTGCCGACCGGCAGGGTCCGGTCGTTGATCTGCGCGGCGAGCGACGAGCGCACCTGCTCGTACGGCGGCACCGGCGAAGCGCTGTCGAAGCTGACGGTCACCCCGCCCACCCTAGCGGCGCCGCTGCTTGCGCAGCCGGATCACGATCGCGACGATCAGCGCCAGGAAGGCCAGCCCGAACCCGGCCAGCACCACCCACAGGCCGATGTAACCGCCGTCGCCGGTGTGGATGTGCGGGCGGGCCAGGAAAAGGTCCATGCCAATCAGTCTAACCGGACGAAACGGCCGCCCTGATCAATTCGCCCAGGTCCGCCGAATCCGCCGGGAGGGCGTCGACCGGCCACCAGCGCAGGTCGTCCGACTCGTCGCTGCGGACGGGTTCCGCGCCGGCCGGGGCGCGCACCACGTAGCGGACGTCGAAGTGCCGCGTCGGCAGGCCGAGCGAGCAGGTGACCGGGTGGACGTCCAGGTGCACCGGCTCCGCGCCGATGCGCAGGCCCGTCATGCCGGACTCCTCCGTGGCCTCCCGCAACGCCGCCCCGGCCAGCGAAGCATCCGACGGCTCGCAGTGCCCGCCCAGCTGCAGCCACCGTCCGACGCGCGGGTGCAGCGTCAGCAGCACTCGCGTCCCGGTCGAGTCCAGGACCACGGCCGACGCCGTCAGGTGCCCCGCTTCGCACGAACGGCGGCAGGTGTCGTCGCGCGAGGCGAGGAAGCCGAGGAACGCTTGCCGCAACGCCTCCTGCGAGGTCGACGACGGCGTCCAGGAAGTCAGTGTCGCCACGGCATCCGAGTGCACTGCGTCGGTGAGCGCGCCACCCGACAAAGCTTCTGCGTCCACGGCGCCGACCGGCCCGCTCACAGCTCGACCAGCCCGTCACCGGCCGGCCGCGGCTCCCGCGCCGGCGGCGGCCCGCCAGCCGGGTGTCCGATCGCGACGGCGCCGAGCGGCTCCCACCGCGAGTCCAGCCCCAAGGTCGACCGCACCAGATCCGCCGCGAAGATCGTCGAACCGATCCAGCACGAGCCCAGCTCCTCGGCCGCCAGCGCGACCAGCAGGCCCTGCACCGCGGCGCCCGCGGCGACCGTGAACATCGTGTGCTCACAGTCGTTCCGGCGCTGGTCGCGGTAGGTGTGCGCGCCGTCGGGCACGAGGAACGGGATGACCACCTCGGGCGCGTTGTACAGGATGTCGCCGCGGGAGAGCCGGCGCGCGATCTGCTCCTCGGTGAACTCGTCGCCGTCCAGGTCGCCGCGCCAGGAGTCGCGCATCGCGTCGAGGAGTTTCTTGCGCAGCCCGGCATCGCGCAGCCAGACGAACCGCACCGGGTGCGTGTGGTGCGGCGCGGGCGCGGTCAGCGCGGACGCGACGGCGCCGCGCAGCACCTCGGGGTCCACCGGCTCGTCGCTGAACGAGCGCACCGATCGCCGGTGCGGCACGGCCTCGCGCCGGCCCTGCGCCAGCGCTTCGTTCGTGCCCATGCGGAAGAGGTCTTCGTCGACGGGCCGGATCAGGTTCCGCGCGGTGGAGCCGTCGTCGGTGAGGGTCAGCCCGCGCACCACGGCCACCGGCAGGCTGCCGAGCTTGCCCTTCACCAGGTCCGCCGCCGCGGCCAGCTCGTCCGCCACGGCGATCTCCGTGACGGCCAGTTCGTTGCCCTGCGAGTCGATCTGGCCGGCGTACGCGTGCAGCACGCGCAGCCCGGACGAACCGATCGCCGCATCCGTCTGCCCGACGCGCCAGGCCCGGCCCATCGTGTCCGTGATGACCACGGCCACCTCGACGCCGAGCCGTTCGCGCAGGCCGTTTCGCAGCGCCAGCGCGGACGCGTCCGGCGCGGCCGGCAGCAGCGCGACCTCGTCGCCCCGCACGTTCGACGCGTCGATTCCCGACGCCGCCTGCACGATGCCCAGTGGGTTCTCGGTGATCAGCGTGCGCGCCACCCGCGCGACGACCCGCACGGACTCCTGCTCGATCAGCGCGCGGCGCGCGGCGTCACGGGCTTCGGGATCGGTCGGCACCCGCACGAGGCGGCCTTCGATCTTCGACACGACCTTCGAGGTGACGACCACGACGTCGCCCGAGCGCAGCCACGGCGCCGCCGCGACGATCGCGCCGGTGAGGTCGTCGCCGGGCCGGAACTCGGGCAGCCCGGCCACGGGCAGGATCTCGATCTTCGCCGAGGCGTGGTCGGCGAACTCGGGCTCAGTCAAGGGAAACTCCCGCAACGTCGAAGGCCGCGCGCGCCATCGCCGCGGTCGCGTCCACATCGGACATCAGCAGCGGCACCGCGCGGACGGTCACGCCCGGCACGGTCACGTCGTGGTCCTCTTCGGCGACGAGCCAGCCGTCGAGCACGCCGCCGTCCTTGCGCGCGCCGTAGTGCCGGCCCACCGCCTCGGCCGAGGTCTCGACGCCGATCGCGGTCAGGCACGCGTCGGCCATGCCGCGCAACGCCTTGCCGCCGATGATCGGGGAGACGCCCACGACCTTGGCCCGCGACTTCACCAGCGCCTCGCGCACCCCCGGCACGCCCAGCGTCGTGCCCACCGAAACCACCGGGTTCGACGGCGCGAACAGCACCAGGTCCGCGTCGCCGATCGCTTCCAGCACACCCGGCCCCGGCTTCGCCTCGTCGTTGCCGACCGAGACGATCGAGTGCGCCGGCGGCCCGGCCTTGTAGCGCACCCACCATTCCTGGAAGTGCACGGCCTTCTGCTGGTCCGGCTGCTCCGGGTCGTCGATCACGACGTGGGTCTCGACCCGGTCGTCCGACATCGGCAGCAGCCGCACGCCGGGCTGCCAGCGGTCGCACAGCGCTTCGGTGACGGCCGAGAGCGGGTAGCCCGCGCGCAGCATCCGCGACCGGATCAGGTGCGTGGCGATGTCCTTGTCGCCCAGCCCGAACCAGGTCGGCTCGGCGCCGTACGCGGCCAGCTCCTCCTTCACCACCCAGGTCTCGCCCGAGTGGCCCCAGCCGCGCTCGGCGTCGATGCCGCCGCCGAGGGTGTACATGCAGGTGTCGAGGTCCGGGCAGATGCGCAGCCCGTGCATCCACACGTCGTCACCCGTGTTCACCAGCGCGGTCACCTCGTGCGGCGACTCGGCGGGGCCGATCGCGGGCATTCCCAGTGCGGCCTTCACCCCGAGCAGGAACCGGGCGCCGCCCACCCCGCCCACCAATACGACGATCTTCACGACTGCGGATCCTCGCACGCGCCGGGGCCCGGGCCCCAATACCGGTACCTGTGGTGCTCCGTACAGCCCAGCCCGGAATACAACGCGAGTGCGCCGGCGTTGTCCAGCGCCACTTGCAGGACCCACTGCCCGGCCCCGTGCTCGCGGCCCCAGGCGGCCAGCGCGTGCATCAGCGCCGACGCCAGCCCGCGGCGGCGGAACTCCGGCCGTACCGCCAGCCGGGACACGTGCAGCCAGTCGTCCACCACGGCGCCGCGCACGGCCCCGGCGGTGACGCCGTCGACCTCCACCACGCCGTAACCCACCTTCCCGGTGGTCAGCACGTGCCGCTCGGCGTCGCCCGGCTCCTGGCCGCCGGCGGTCAGCTCCCACCACGCCGGCGTCGGCTCGTCGAGCACCTCGCCGTCCGGCGCGGGCCCGTCCGGCAGCGGCCCGGTGAGCACCGAGACCCGGTGGCCCGCGGCGTGCTCGGTCCACTCGACCCAGCCCGCTCCGGCCACCGCGCGCTCGATCGCGCCGTCCTCGATCACCTGGACGACCGCCGGGATCGCCTGATCGTGGGCGAAGTCACACACGGCTTTCAGCGCCTCGGAGATCGCGATCCCGGGGTCCCCGACGGCGAGTGCGCTGTTCGCGCGGCCGGTGAAGCCGTCGGCCCAGCGCAGCCGCCACTGCCCGAGCGGGCGCTCGAGGACCGGCGGCCAAGCCCGCGCGCAGACGATTTCAAGCTTTTCCGAGTCGTTCACGGTTAGATTGTGACTGAGACTCCGGCCCGAATCACCGCAGGAGAACCGATGAGCTTGGCGCGCAAGGACGACCGGCACAACGAGGACCTGGTCGAAGAGATCGCCGACGGCTTCAAGCGAACGCTGAAGGAGCCCGAAGGCGAGGGGAAGCCGAAGAGCCCCGGCTTCGTCATCACCGGTGACGCCCGGTCCGCGCCGAAACCCCGGCGCCGGGACCGCTGACCGGGCCGTCTCCGGGCCATACCAGGGGTATGGATAAGGGTTGCCTAATCACCACCAGGGGTGCGGGAAGCGCGTAATGTCCGCAGCGACTGGCTAAGCAGAGAAAAGCAGGAGTACGCAGTGACCTACGTGATCGCCGAGCCCTGCGTCGACGTGCTCGACAAGGCGTGTATCGACGAATGCCCCGTGGACTGCATCTACGAGGGCGACCGGATGCTGTACATCCACCCGGACGAGTGTGTCGACTGCGGTGCCTGCGAACCGGTCTGCCCGGTCGAGGCCATCTACTACGAGGACGACGTGCCCGACAACTGGTCGGACTACACCAAGGCGAACGTCGACTTCTTCAACGAGCTCGGCTCGCCCGGCGGCGCTTCGAAGGTGGGCAAGACCAGCAACGACCCCGCCTTCATCAAGGCGCTGCCCCCGCAGGGCGAATGACCGCGGCGAAACTGCCCGACTTCCCCTGGGACTCGCTGGCCGGCTTCAAGGCCCGCGCGCAGGAACACCCCGGGGGGATCGTCGACCTCTCCGTCGGCACGCCGGTGGACCCGGTGCCGGCCGGGATCCGTGACGCGCTGGCGTCGGTGTCGGACATCCCGGGCTACCCGGCCACGCACGGCACTCCCGCGCTGCGCTCCGCGGCCATCGCGGCACTCGGCCGCCGCCACGGCATCGAGGGCATCGAGCCCGACGCTGTGCTGCCGACGATCGGTTCGAAGGAAGCCGTGGCCTGGCTGCCGCGGCTGCTCGGCTTCGGGCCGGGCGACCTGGTCGTGATCCCGGAGCTGGCGTACCCGACGTACGAGGTCGGCGCGCTGCTCGCCGGCGCCGAGGTGGCCCGCGCCGACGGCCTCACCCAGCTCGGCCCGCGGCGCCCCGCGATGATCTGGCTGAACTCGCCGTCCAACCCCACCGGCCGGGTGCTCGGCGCCGACCACCTGCGCAAGGTCGTGGAGTGGGCGCGCGAGCGCGACGTCATCGTGGTGTCGGACGAGTGTTACCTCTCGCTCGGCTGGGAGGCCGAGCCCGTGTCGGTGCTGCACCCGTCTGTCCACGGTGGACGGCTCGACGGGCTGCTCGCCGTGCACTCGCTGTCGAAGTCGGCGAACCTCGCGAGCTACCGCGCGGGCTTCGTCACCGGCGACCCGAAGCTGGTCAAGAACCTGCTGGAGATCCGCAAGCACGCCGGCATGATCGTGCCACGCCCGGTCCAGGAGGCCATGGTCGCCGCCCTGACCGACGACGAGGCGCTGGCCGCCCAGCGGGAGCGGTACCTCCGCCGCCGGGTCGTGCTGCGCAAAGCGTTGCAGGACAACGGTTTCGAGATCTCGCACTCCGAAGCGGGCCTGTACCTGTGGTCCACCCGCGGCGAAGACTCGCTGACCACCGTCGGCTGGCTCGCCGACCGCGGCATCCTGGTGGCGCCGGGCACCTTCTACGGCCCGACGGGCGGCAAGCACGTCCGCGTCGCGTTGACCGCCACTGACGAACGCATCGACGCGGCTGCCGAGCGTCTCGCTTCCTGAACCGCGTCGCTATTCCGCCCGCTGAACCGGGGTCGCCAAGGACAGCAGAGACCTTCGGTTCCGCGGCGTGAGCCGTTGGCGGGCGCGGCAAAATACGGTGGGGCAGGCGCGGCCGGGACGGTGTGTGGGCGGCGTGGTGAGTGTCCGGGTTTCCGAGGCCGCGCCGGTTGAGTCCGAAGCTCGTCTCTGGCTGAGCTGCTGCAGCGAGCCGCGACGGTCAGCGGCTACGGACGGGCCGTAGCCGCCGGATCAGGGTGTTCTCGGCGATCGGCCTCCCGGCAATGCCGGGCATCGCTTGATGACCGCAGCCGGTCTCGGGCGCAGCGTCGGTCTCCTGAACCGCGTCGCTCAGTAGTCGCGGCCGGTGAAGCCGCGGTAGACGAAGCGGGTGAGGGCTTCGATGGCCTCGTCGTCGGTGGGGGCGGTCCAGCCCTGGGGTTCTGGAGCGAGCAGCCACATCTGCGCGAAACCGTCGATCAGCTGGTACATCATCGCGACGCTGGTCTGGGTCGTCGCGGGCAGCCGGTGGCCGGCGGCGGTGACCTGGTCGAGGTGGTCCGTGATGTCGGCGGCCTGGGCGACGCCGAAGCTGGCGAACGTCCGCGCGAAACCCTCGTTGACCATCGACGCCTGGCGCAGGGCCTGCATGGTGACCGCGTTGGCGCGGTAGAAGTTCCAGTACTGGCGCACGTGCCAGCGGACGGCCGCCGGGTCGGTGAAGTCGGACAGGTGGCCCGTGTCGGCCGCCTGCTCGTCGCTCGACGCGGCCAGGTCGGCCAGCAGCGCTTCGAGTAGCTCTTCCTTGCCCGCGAAGTGGTTGTAGAACGAGCCCGCGGCGCGGCCGGCCTCGGTCGTGATGTCCGTGATCTTGGTGTTCAGGTAGCCCTTGCGCGCGAACACGCGCTTGGCCGCCTCCTTCAGCGCGGTCTCGGTCTCGGCGGCCTTTTCCTTGCGGCTCGTCGCCGTCATGCGGCACCTCCCTTGACAGGAACGCTAGCAGCGCGCATCCTGAATGCAGATTCACTGAATCATAATTCACTGGAGGGGAACATGGACACCACGGTGCTGATCGCGGGGGCGGGCCCGACCGGGCTGACGCTGGCCATCGAGCTGGCGCGGCGCGACGTCGACGTCCGGCTGATCGACAAGGCCGACACCTACTTCGCCGGCTCGCGCGGGGACGGGCTGCAACCGCGCACGCTGGAGGTCTTCGAAGACCTCGGCGTGCTGGACGCGGTGCTCGCGGCCGGTTCACCGCAGTACCCGACGAAGGTCTACCTGGACGGCGAGTACGTCACCGAGCGGTGGATGAGCGAGCACGTCGAGCCGACGCCCGCCCTGCCGTACCCGAACATCTGGTTCCTGGGCCAGTCGCAGACCGAGGGCATCCTGCGGGCGCGGCTGGCGGAGCTCGGCGTGCGGGTCGAGCTGGGGACGGCGCTGACCGGCTTCACGCAGGACGAACTCGGCGTGACGGCGGTGCTTTCGCGCGGCGGCGGCGTCGAGGAGACGGTGCGAGCGGCTTATCTGGTCGGGGCGGACGGTGGGAAGAGCGTCGTGCGCAAGACTTTGGGGATCGCGTTCGAGGGGACCACGGACGAGTCGATCCGGATGCTGCTCGGGGACGTGCAGGCCGAAGGTCTGGACCACACGGCGGCGTACTGGTTCGCGCCCGCGGCGAAGCTCATGGAAGGCGTCATGTTCACGCCGCTGGCCGGCACGCCGCACTTCCAGTTCGGCGCGCCGCTGGGCGACGGCGACCTGGCGGCCGAGACGTCGCTGACCGCGTTGCAGGCCCGGCTCGACTCGGTTTCGGGCGGCGGGATCCGGCTGCACGACCTGGCCTGGTCCACGGTGTGGCGGCCGAACATCCGGCTGGCCGAGTCGTTCCGGCGCGGGCGCGTTTTCCTCGCGGGCGACGCCGCGCACGTCCACCCGCCGACCGGCGGCCAGGGGCTGAACACCGGCGTGCAGGACGCGTACAACCTGGGCTGGAAGCTCGCCGACGGCTCACCCGAGCTCCTGGACAGCTACGAGCCCGAGCGCCGGACGGTCGCCGCCCGCGTGCTCGGGGTGTCCACGGAGCTGATGGAAAAGTACGCCGACGGCGACGAGGAAGCCCACCGCCGCGGCCCCGAAACCCAGCAGCTGGACATCACCTACCGCGGCGGCCCGCTGGCCGAGCTCGCCACCGGCGAACTGCGCCCCGGCGACCGCGCCCCGGACGCCCCGCTCACCGACGCGAACGGCAAACAACTGCGGCTGTTCGAGCTGTTCCGCGGCCCGCACGCGACCGAACTGGTCTTCGGCGACGGCCCGGTGGACGCCGGTTTCCCGGGCTACCGCATCCTGCCCGCCGGCTCCACGGCAACGGGCACGGACCTCGTCGACGCGGGCGCGCACGCGTACGCCGCGTACGAAGCCACGCCTGGTCG includes the following:
- a CDS encoding FAD-dependent monooxygenase, coding for MDTTVLIAGAGPTGLTLAIELARRDVDVRLIDKADTYFAGSRGDGLQPRTLEVFEDLGVLDAVLAAGSPQYPTKVYLDGEYVTERWMSEHVEPTPALPYPNIWFLGQSQTEGILRARLAELGVRVELGTALTGFTQDELGVTAVLSRGGGVEETVRAAYLVGADGGKSVVRKTLGIAFEGTTDESIRMLLGDVQAEGLDHTAAYWFAPAAKLMEGVMFTPLAGTPHFQFGAPLGDGDLAAETSLTALQARLDSVSGGGIRLHDLAWSTVWRPNIRLAESFRRGRVFLAGDAAHVHPPTGGQGLNTGVQDAYNLGWKLADGSPELLDSYEPERRTVAARVLGVSTELMEKYADGDEEAHRRGPETQQLDITYRGGPLAELATGELRPGDRAPDAPLTDANGKQLRLFELFRGPHATELVFGDGPVDAGFPGYRILPAGSTATGTDLVDAGAHAYAAYEATPGRRVVVRPDGYVRSIA
- the cofD gene encoding 2-phospho-L-lactate transferase, with the translated sequence MKIVVLVGGVGGARFLLGVKAALGMPAIGPAESPHEVTALVNTGDDVWMHGLRICPDLDTCMYTLGGGIDAERGWGHSGETWVVKEELAAYGAEPTWFGLGDKDIATHLIRSRMLRAGYPLSAVTEALCDRWQPGVRLLPMSDDRVETHVVIDDPEQPDQQKAVHFQEWWVRYKAGPPAHSIVSVGNDEAKPGPGVLEAIGDADLVLFAPSNPVVSVGTTLGVPGVREALVKSRAKVVGVSPIIGGKALRGMADACLTAIGVETSAEAVGRHYGARKDGGVLDGWLVAEEDHDVTVPGVTVRAVPLLMSDVDATAAMARAAFDVAGVSLD
- the dapC gene encoding succinyldiaminopimelate transaminase gives rise to the protein MTAAKLPDFPWDSLAGFKARAQEHPGGIVDLSVGTPVDPVPAGIRDALASVSDIPGYPATHGTPALRSAAIAALGRRHGIEGIEPDAVLPTIGSKEAVAWLPRLLGFGPGDLVVIPELAYPTYEVGALLAGAEVARADGLTQLGPRRPAMIWLNSPSNPTGRVLGADHLRKVVEWARERDVIVVSDECYLSLGWEAEPVSVLHPSVHGGRLDGLLAVHSLSKSANLASYRAGFVTGDPKLVKNLLEIRKHAGMIVPRPVQEAMVAALTDDEALAAQRERYLRRRVVLRKALQDNGFEISHSEAGLYLWSTRGEDSLTTVGWLADRGILVAPGTFYGPTGGKHVRVALTATDERIDAAAERLAS
- a CDS encoding NUDIX hydrolase, which codes for MATLTSWTPSSTSQEALRQAFLGFLASRDDTCRRSCEAGHLTASAVVLDSTGTRVLLTLHPRVGRWLQLGGHCEPSDASLAGAALREATEESGMTGLRIGAEPVHLDVHPVTCSLGLPTRHFDVRYVVRAPAGAEPVRSDESDDLRWWPVDALPADSADLGELIRAAVSSG
- a CDS encoding coenzyme F420-0:L-glutamate ligase, which produces MWTRPRRWRARPSTLREFPLTEPEFADHASAKIEILPVAGLPEFRPGDDLTGAIVAAAPWLRSGDVVVVTSKVVSKIEGRLVRVPTDPEARDAARRALIEQESVRVVARVARTLITENPLGIVQAASGIDASNVRGDEVALLPAAPDASALALRNGLRERLGVEVAVVITDTMGRAWRVGQTDAAIGSSGLRVLHAYAGQIDSQGNELAVTEIAVADELAAAADLVKGKLGSLPVAVVRGLTLTDDGSTARNLIRPVDEDLFRMGTNEALAQGRREAVPHRRSVRSFSDEPVDPEVLRGAVASALTAPAPHHTHPVRFVWLRDAGLRKKLLDAMRDSWRGDLDGDEFTEEQIARRLSRGDILYNAPEVVIPFLVPDGAHTYRDQRRNDCEHTMFTVAAGAAVQGLLVALAAEELGSCWIGSTIFAADLVRSTLGLDSRWEPLGAVAIGHPAGGPPPAREPRPAGDGLVEL
- a CDS encoding GNAT family N-acetyltransferase, which translates into the protein MNDSEKLEIVCARAWPPVLERPLGQWRLRWADGFTGRANSALAVGDPGIAISEALKAVCDFAHDQAIPAVVQVIEDGAIERAVAGAGWVEWTEHAAGHRVSVLTGPLPDGPAPDGEVLDEPTPAWWELTAGGQEPGDAERHVLTTGKVGYGVVEVDGVTAGAVRGAVVDDWLHVSRLAVRPEFRRRGLASALMHALAAWGREHGAGQWVLQVALDNAGALALYSGLGCTEHHRYRYWGPGPGACEDPQS
- the fdxA gene encoding ferredoxin, whose protein sequence is MTYVIAEPCVDVLDKACIDECPVDCIYEGDRMLYIHPDECVDCGACEPVCPVEAIYYEDDVPDNWSDYTKANVDFFNELGSPGGASKVGKTSNDPAFIKALPPQGE
- a CDS encoding TetR/AcrR family transcriptional regulator, encoding MTATSRKEKAAETETALKEAAKRVFARKGYLNTKITDITTEAGRAAGSFYNHFAGKEELLEALLADLAASSDEQAADTGHLSDFTDPAAVRWHVRQYWNFYRANAVTMQALRQASMVNEGFARTFASFGVAQAADITDHLDQVTAAGHRLPATTQTSVAMMYQLIDGFAQMWLLAPEPQGWTAPTDDEAIEALTRFVYRGFTGRDY
- a CDS encoding GntR family transcriptional regulator, whose product is MTVSFDSASPVPPYEQVRSSLAAQINDRTLPVGTKLPTVRGLAADLGVAPNTVARAYRELEEAGLIETRGRAGSFVGSTGDESRSRAREAAQEYAAVTRSLGLAPAEALAIAKAALG